The following coding sequences are from one Triticum aestivum cultivar Chinese Spring chromosome 5A, IWGSC CS RefSeq v2.1, whole genome shotgun sequence window:
- the LOC123101375 gene encoding protein DETOXIFICATION 27, producing MIGVVSRSGHLVLDGAAALVVSSSKAVIDAVDNLSVLLAISILLNGVQPVLSGVAVGSGCQALVAYINVGSYYIIGFPVGLLLGCNLGVLGIWAGMIGGTAVQTFILAYITMRCDWDEEASKASKHIQRWAGSK from the exons ATGATTGGGGTGGTGTCACGCTCAGGGCACCTCGTGCTGGATGGAGCTGCGGCACTCGTCGTTTCATCAAGCAAAGCTGTGATCGACGCCGTGGACAACCTCTCCGTTCTGCTGGCCATTAGTATCCTCCTAAATGGCGTCCAACCTGTCCTTTCAG GAGTTGCTGTTGGATCAGGGTGCCAAGCACTAGTGGCTTATATAAACGTAGGAAGCTATTACATCATTGGATTTCCTGTTGGACTTCTGCTGGGTTGCAATCTGGGAGTTCTT GGGATTTGGGCAGGGATGATTGGTGGCACTGCAGTTCAGACATTCATTCTGGCGTATATTACCATGCGATGTGATTGGGACGAAGAG GCCTCTAAAGCAAGTAAACACATCCAAAGATGGGCAGGCTCGAAATGA